Proteins encoded by one window of Glycine soja cultivar W05 chromosome 15, ASM419377v2, whole genome shotgun sequence:
- the LOC114386698 gene encoding cytochrome P450 82A2-like — MDLVLNTTTIGVGVVSLILLYLFLCRRSSKSGEEGPPTVAGAWPIIGHLPLLLGSKTPHKTLGDLADKYGPIFSIKLGAKNAVVVSNWEMAKECYTTNDIAVSSLPNLISANLLCYNRSMILVAPYGPYWRQMRKILMSEFLSPSRVEQLHHVRVSEVQNSITDLFGAWRSNKNVESGCALVELKQWFSLLVFNMILRMVCGKRYFSATTSDDEKAKRCVKAVDEFVRLAATFTVGDTIPYLRWFDFGGYEKDMRETGKELDEIIGEWLEEHRQKRKMGENVQDFMNVLLSLLEGKTIEGMNVDIVIKSFVLTIIQAATEASITTLVWATSLILNNPSVLEKLKAELDIQVGKERYICESDLSKLTYLQAVVKETLRLYPPGPLSRPREFEEDCTIGGYTVKKGTRLITNLSKIHTDHNVWSNPLEFKPERFLTTDKDIDMKGQHFQLLPFGSGRRICPGVNLGLQTVHLTLASFLHSFEVLNPSTEPLDMTEVFGVTNSKATSLEILIKPRLSPSCYESM; from the exons ATGGACTTAGTTCTAAACACCACAACAATTGGAGTTGGTGTTGTTTCTCTGATCCTCTTATACTTGTTTTTGTGTCGTCGTTCCTCGAAGAGTGGCGAAGAGGGTCCTCCCACAGTTGCAGGTGCGTGGCCAATAATTGGTCACCTCCCATTGTTGCTTGGTTCAAAGACACCTCATAAAACATTGGGTGACTTGGCTGACAAGTATGGACCCATATTCTCCATCAAGCTTGGTGCAAAAAATGCTGTGGTGGTTAGCAACTGGGAAATGGCTAAAGAATGCTATACCACAAACGACATCGCCGTTTCCTCCCTCCCCAATCTTATCTCTGCTAACCTCTTGTGCTACAACCGATCCATGATACTCGTAGCACCCTACGGTCCCTATTGGCGCCAAATGCGAAAGATTTTAATGTCGGAGTTCCTATCTCCTTCCCGAGTAGAGCAACTACACCATGTTCGCGTCTCTGAAGTTCAAAATTCGATCACGGACCTCTTCGGTGCTTGGCGTAGCAATAAGAATGTTGAGTCCGGCTGTGCCCTGGTGGAGTTGAAGCAATGGTTCTCTCTTCTGGTGTTCAACATGATTCTGCGGATGGTCTGTGGGAAGCGCTATTTCAGCGCTACCACTTCGGATGATGAGAAGGCAAAGAGATGCGTGAAGGCTGTGGATGAGTTCGTGCGTCTCGCCGCCACGTTCACGGTGGGAGATACCATTCCTTATCTGAGATGGTTTGACTTTGGTGGCTATGAGAAGGATATGAGAGAAACTGGGAAGGAATTGGACGAGATTATTGGTGAGTGGTTAGAGGAGCAtcgacaaaaaagaaaaatgggtgAGAACGTTCAAGACTTCATGAACGTGTTGCTTTCCTTGCTTGAAGGAAAAACTATTGAGGGCATGAATGTTGATATCGTCATCAAATCCTTTGTATTG ACAATAATTCAAGCAGCAACCGAGGCAAGCATTACGACTCTTGTATGGGCAACAAGTTTGATATTGAATAATCCAAGTGTACTAGAAAAACTTAAAGCCGAACTAGACATCCAAGTTGGAAAAGAGAGATACATATGTGAGTCTGATTTAAGTAAGTTAACATATCTTCAAGCTGTAGTCAAAGAAACTTTAAGATTGTACCCTCCAGGTCCTCTCTCAAGACCTCGTGAGTTTGAAGAGGATTGCACTATAGGTGGCTACACTGTAAAAAAGGGAACTCGTCTAATTACAAATCTTTCCAAGATCCACACAGATCATAATGTTTGGTCAAATCCATTAGAGTTTAAACCAGAAAGGTTTCTTACCACTGATAAAGATATTGACATGAAGGGTCAACATTTTCAGCTATTACCATTTGGAAGTGGTAGGAGGATTTGTCCTGGAGTAAACTTAGGCCTTCAAACAGTTCATTTGACACTTGCTAGTTTTTTGCATTCCTTTGAAGTCttaaatccatcaactgaacCTCTTGATATGACTGAAGTCTTTGGAGTAACCAACTCTAAAGCCACTTCACTTGAAATTCTTATTAAACCACGTCTATCTCCTAGTTGTTATGAAAGtatgtaa
- the LOC114387406 gene encoding uncharacterized protein LOC114387406: protein MDEWSSTLGHVSVYGFLEPQSIHNAKDIRGQCEENIGKWLKESQRQVYLGAYLNQAHWQLVILYPTNNQVVWFCSMRKRPDVHIEISINNAFKALKTTDDGKFPQTTPQWIEVKSHIQRGGYECGYYVMHWMWNIITGELKTDWSLWFGDGTLLDTKMITGLHKKWVEYFF from the exons ATGGATGAGTGGAGTAGTACCTTGGGTCATGTATCGGtatatggattccttgagcctcAATCAATACACAACGCAAAGGACATACGTGGGCAATGTGAAGAAAATATTGGAAAATGGCTTAAGGAATCTCAACGACAAGTGTACTTAGGAGCTTATCTGAATCa GGCCCATTGGCAACTGGTTATTTTGTATCCTACAAACAATCAGGTGGTATGGTTTTGTTCGATGCGGAAAAGGCCTGATGTTCATATCGAAATTTCAATTAACAA TGCATTTAAGGCATTAAAGACGACTGATGACGGAAAATTTCCTCAAACTACACCCCAGTGGATTGAAGTTAAG AGTCACATTCAACGAGGAGGCTATGAGTGTGGGtattatgtgatgcattggatgtggaacaTAATTACCGGGGAGTTGAAGACTGATTGGAGTCTG TGGTTCGGTGATGGCACGCTACTAGACACGAAGATGATCACAGGATTACATAAAAAATGGgtcgaatattttttttaa
- the LOC114386024 gene encoding transcription factor VOZ1-like, whose translation MGHNSNLLGQFDLYHDLRHNTEMKNNSESTQFSLEGFDCSQFFEADDNVQHGENIIPNILPNICPPPSAFLAPECALWDYFRLAQGVEWCQNYCSSCHELLANNEGLPGMTPILRPWGIGVKDGPLFTAVLAKTQGKEVGIPSCEEFFDLSFLEGETVREWLFFNKPRRAFESLNRKQRSLLDYSGHGWHESMKQVMKEHGGQKRSYYMDPQPLSYLEWHLYEYEINNQDCCALYILELKLVDKKKSPKGKVTKESLTDLQNKMGQLTATVPSTDDDNQSREKQMPNMRMMNLPTSKLILRCAILPYY comes from the exons ATGGGTCACAACTCTAATTTGTTGGGTCAGTTTGATTTATATCATGACCTCAGACACAACACAGAAATGAAGAACAACTCAGAATCAACTCAATTTAGTTTAGAAGGTTTTGATTGTAGCCAATTCTTTGAAGCTGATGACAATGTGCAACATGGAGAGAATATTATACCTAACATTCTTCCAAATATCTGCCCTCCACCTTCTGCTTTCTTAGCCCCAGAATGTGCCCTATGGGACTATTTCAGACTTGCTCAAGGGGTGGAATGGTGCCAGAACTACTGTAGTAGTTGTCATGAGCTGTTGGCAAATAACGAGGGTCTTCCTGGCATGACCCCAATTTTGCGACCTTGGGGAATTGGTGTAAAAGATGGTCCTTTGTTTACTGCTGTTCTTGCTAAGACGCAGGGAAAGGAAGTGGGCATCCCTAGTTGTGAAG AGTTCTTTgatctttcttttcttgaggGTGAAACTGTTAGGGAGTGGCTCTTCTTTAACAAGCCTAGAAGGGCATTTGAAAGTTTAAATAGAAAACAGAGATCACTTCTGGATTACAGTGGGCATGGTTGGCATGAATCAATGAAGCAGGTAATGAAGGAACATGGGGGACAAAAGAGGTCCTATTACATGGACCCCCAACCTCTTAGTTATCTCGAGTGGCATTTGTATGAGTATGAGATCAACAACCAGGATTGTTGTGCATTATACATACTAGAATTAAAGCTGGTGGACAAAAAGAAAAGTCCTAAAGGAAAAGTGACCAAGGAATCTCTTACTGATTTGCAGAACAAGATGGGACAACTTACTGCTACTGTTCCATCTACTGATGATGACAACCAGtcaagggaaaaacaaatgccAAATATGAGAATGATGAATCTCCCAACAAGTAAATTAATACTCCGTTGCGCGATTTTACCATATTACTGA